Proteins from a single region of Bombus vancouverensis nearcticus chromosome 5, iyBomVanc1_principal, whole genome shotgun sequence:
- the LOC117158575 gene encoding uncharacterized protein LOC117158575 isoform X3, with amino-acid sequence MMVPLVNTVVKKAMVVIRESQRTHQDRHRYQMRTVTNDFFSGRRLKDEIENINKKIDKMNDTPKSIQVRRPIYYNMTNPVKSFTGRGNELKWLHEKLQNEDRRALITQATAVIGLGGIGKTELVRKYAVEYAEHYNNNVIWIESATDEILTSFKNLAVEELKIPINEKIGENMQERQVKSIVKDVYTHFIDVKSLFIFNNAEEYTVIAKFLPTSLPPSAKIPYILITSRNRDWDIGYEGQIHVMELNVFTQKEATMFIKNSIEIKDGLKKEDIKELAKRLQYFPLALRQAITYINQEKKSSKRRNKRFEISDYLKELDENTKLLNKGYHKIKGRYSETVLTTWVTTLKEIEKDQNHGMEAIDILNVMAYLAPDKIPASEMFDCDGVELCDKYSMIDLKEGGVASIHRLVQEVIRLMLKEKNKEEEVIEKALTLIGNNENISKENTSHVTSVWNYASRYKNLVHKFYFDSNSIPTCGYNNATPLHLLAENGNNVAVEAILNEAILMEEKFPEKFSKIIDAKDKYNRTPLYMAVENGHASVVKLFVDKKAKIDIVSTIVYDSLTTKKASDWTLLHVAAFNGYSDIVRILVDTNRGLIDIEDSIGRTAAVLAASSGQIDTLKILQPERYNVYLLHAKFRAARKSGNLEDLKNFLNNLEKEHQLQDIVNVKLGEWTPLHLAAFANWLDIIKILITNNAKVKDDEPSFTPLHCASSNGHLDVIKYLIWEKGARPKDINEDGWTSLHAAAQNGHLDVVKYFIDEFKEIDVDIIDNARSTPLHTAAFHGKLNVVEFLLRRGANIKAVNILGATPLFIAAIGNNRDVYDFLLNKDATVLNTSDDQTLIGKLNISVLHVAAVYNDKQMIEDLINKGVDKDIGNDIGLTPVCFATFFDSLEATEYLIASGAATDVRINISFIKKVLEETVKGSTSKPGSMPKFVSTLLTFANIFDNGTEISVNDLKRTVEKLCSLFPDFRQLIDSLKIYLEQRKNPDLDLPLHAVFFTQKFDINYNDGDE; translated from the exons ATGATGGTACCACTGGTGAATACTGTAGTAAAGAAGGCAATGGTAGTGATTCGAGAAAGTCAAAGGACACATCAGGATCGACACAGATATCAAATGAGGACTGTCACAA ATGATTTTTTTTCAGGAAGAAGATTAAAagatgaaatagaaaatattaataaaaagattGATAAAATGAATGATACACCAAAAAGTATACAGGTAAGAAGACCAATTTATTACAATATGACAAATCCAGTAAAGTCGTTCACTGGAAGAGGTAATGAGTTAAAATGGTTAcacgaaaaattacaaaatgaagATAGAAGAGCACTAATAACACAAGCGACTGCTGTTATTGGTTTGGGAGGAATAGGCAAGACTGAATTAGTTAGAAAATATGCTGTAGAATATGCTGAACACTATAATAACAATGTTATATGGATAGAGTCTGCAACGGATGAAATTTTAACGTCGTTTAAAAACTTAGCAGTTGAAGAGTTGAAAATACCAATCAATGAAAAAATAGGTGAAAATATGCAAGAAAGACAAGTTAAATCTATTGTTAAAGATGTTTATACGCACTTTATCGACGTGAAAAGTCTTTTTATATTCAATAACGCTGAAGAGTACACAGTTATTGCAAAATTTTTACCAACCTCTTTACCTCCTAGTGCTAAAATACCTTACATTTTAATCACTTCTCGTAATCGGGACTGGGATATAGGTTATGAGGGACAAATACATGTAATGGAATTAAATGTTTTTACTCAAAAAGAAGCTacaatgtttattaaaaattccatAGAAATAAAAGATGGTTTAAAAAAGGAAGACATAAAAGAGTTAGCAAAAAGATTACAATACTTTCCATTAGCCTTGAGGCAAGCAATTACATATATCAATCAAGAGAAAAAGTCCAGTAAAAGAAGGAATAAAAGATTTGAGATAAGCGATTATTTGAAAGAACTTGatgaaaacacaaaattacTTAACAAGGGTTACCACAAAATTAAGGGCAGATATTCTGAAACAGTTTTAACAACTTGGGTAACTACCTTAAAAGAGATAGAAAAAGATCAAAATCATGGCATGGAAGCTATAgatattttaaatgtcatgGCTTATCTTGCTCCTGACAAGATTCCTGCAAGCGAAATGTTTGATTGTGATGGCGTTGAGCTATGCGATAAATATTCAATGATTGATTTGAAAGAAGGGGGAGTGGCAAGTATTCACAGATTAGTACAGGAAGTAATAAGACTAATgttgaaagagaaaaataaagaagaggaaGTTATAGAAAAGGCTCTAACATTAATaggaaataatgaaaatatatctAAAGAGAATACAAGTCATGTTACTTCTGTTTGGAACTATGCAAGTAGATATAAAAACTTAgttcataaattttatttcgattctaaCTCTATTCCTACTTGCGGCTATAATAACGCTACCCCTTTGCACTTGCTCGCTGAAAATGGCAATAATGTAGCAGTTGAGGCTATACTAAACGAGGCTATACtaatggaagaaaaatttccAGAGAAATTTAGTAAGATTATTGATGCTAAGGATAAGTATAACAGAACTCCTTTATATATGGCTGTTGAAAATGGTCACGCAAGTGTTGTTAAACTATTTGTAGATAAGAAAGCAAAAATTGATATTGTGTCTACTATTGTTTACGATTCTCTAACTACAAAAAAGGCTTCAGACTGGACGTTATTACACGTTGCTGCTTTCAACGGCTACTCAGATATCGTTAGAATTCTTGTCGATACGAACAGAGGGCTGATTGATATTGAGGATAGTATTGGTAGAACAGCAGCAGTTTTGGCTGCTTCCAGTGGCCAGATAGACACTCTTAAAATTCTACAGCCTGAGCGatataatgtatatttattGCATGCTAAGTTTCGTGCTGCTAGAAAAAGTGGCAACTTAGAAGATCTCAAGAATTTTCTAAACAACCTTGAGAAGGAACATCAACTACAGGATATAGTAAATGTGAAATTAGGAGAATGGACTCCTTTGCATTTGGCTGCATTTGCTAATTGGCTAGACATTATAAAAATTCTTATAACGAATAATGCCAAAGTTAAGGATGATGAACCTAGCTTCACACCCTTACACTGTGCCTCTTCCAATGGTCATTTAgatgtaataaaatatcttatatgGGAAAAGGGAGCACGTCCTAAAGATATTAACGAAGATGGTTGGACATCATTGCATGCCGCTGCTCAAAATGGCCATCTGGatgttgtaaaatattttatagatgAGTTTAAAGAAATTGATGTAGATATTATTGATAACGCACGTTCTACACCTTTGCATACAGCTGCTTTTCATGGGAAACTTAATGTCGTTGAATTTCTCTTAAGAAGAGGAGCGAATATCAAAGCGGTTAATATATTAGGAGCAACACCTTTATTTATTGCTGCTATAGGCAATAACCGTGATGTTTATGACTTCTTGCTAAACAAAGATGCAACAGTGCTTAACACTAGCGATGATCAAACACTTATTGGTAAGCTTAACATTTCAGTGTTACATGTTGCTGCTGTATATAATGATAAACAAATGATCGAAGATTTGATAAATAAAGGTGTAGACAAGGATATTGGCAATGATATCGGCCTAACTCCAGTATGCTTTGCTACATTTTTCGATAGTTTGGAAGCTACTGAGTATTTAATTGCTAGCGGGGCTGCTACCGATGtacgtataaatatttcttttataaaaaagGTCCTTGAAGAAACAGTAAAAGGTAGTACTTCGAAACCTGGTAGTATGCCTAAATTTGTTAGCACATTGCTTACTTTTGCTAATATCTTTGATAATGGCACAGAAATATCAGTAAATGACTTGAAGCGTACTGTTGAAAAATTATGTAGTTTATTTCCCGATTTTCGACAGCTAATAGATAGTTTAAAGATATATCTAGAACAAAGGAAAAATCCAGATTTAGATCTTCCCTTGCATGCAGTATTTTTTACACAAAAATTTGACATTAATTATAACGATGGTGATGAATAA
- the LOC117158575 gene encoding uncharacterized protein LOC117158575 isoform X4 gives MMVPLVNTVVKKAMVVIRESQRTHQDRHRYQMRTVTRRRLKDEIENINKKIDKMNDTPKSIQVRRPIYYNMTNPVKSFTGRGNELKWLHEKLQNEDRRALITQATAVIGLGGIGKTELVRKYAVEYAEHYNNNVIWIESATDEILTSFKNLAVEELKIPINEKIGENMQERQVKSIVKDVYTHFIDVKSLFIFNNAEEYTVIAKFLPTSLPPSAKIPYILITSRNRDWDIGYEGQIHVMELNVFTQKEATMFIKNSIEIKDGLKKEDIKELAKRLQYFPLALRQAITYINQEKKSSKRRNKRFEISDYLKELDENTKLLNKGYHKIKGRYSETVLTTWVTTLKEIEKDQNHGMEAIDILNVMAYLAPDKIPASEMFDCDGVELCDKYSMIDLKEGGVASIHRLVQEVIRLMLKEKNKEEEVIEKALTLIGNNENISKENTSHVTSVWNYASRYKNLVHKFYFDSNSIPTCGYNNATPLHLLAENGNNVAVEAILNEAILMEEKFPEKFSKIIDAKDKYNRTPLYMAVENGHASVVKLFVDKKAKIDIVSTIVYDSLTTKKASDWTLLHVAAFNGYSDIVRILVDTNRGLIDIEDSIGRTAAVLAASSGQIDTLKILQPERYNVYLLHAKFRAARKSGNLEDLKNFLNNLEKEHQLQDIVNVKLGEWTPLHLAAFANWLDIIKILITNNAKVKDDEPSFTPLHCASSNGHLDVIKYLIWEKGARPKDINEDGWTSLHAAAQNGHLDVVKYFIDEFKEIDVDIIDNARSTPLHTAAFHGKLNVVEFLLRRGANIKAVNILGATPLFIAAIGNNRDVYDFLLNKDATVLNTSDDQTLIGKLNISVLHVAAVYNDKQMIEDLINKGVDKDIGNDIGLTPVCFATFFDSLEATEYLIASGAATDVRINISFIKKVLEETVKGSTSKPGSMPKFVSTLLTFANIFDNGTEISVNDLKRTVEKLCSLFPDFRQLIDSLKIYLEQRKNPDLDLPLHAVFFTQKFDINYNDGDE, from the exons ATGATGGTACCACTGGTGAATACTGTAGTAAAGAAGGCAATGGTAGTGATTCGAGAAAGTCAAAGGACACATCAGGATCGACACAGATATCAAATGAGGACTGTCACAA GAAGAAGATTAAAagatgaaatagaaaatattaataaaaagattGATAAAATGAATGATACACCAAAAAGTATACAGGTAAGAAGACCAATTTATTACAATATGACAAATCCAGTAAAGTCGTTCACTGGAAGAGGTAATGAGTTAAAATGGTTAcacgaaaaattacaaaatgaagATAGAAGAGCACTAATAACACAAGCGACTGCTGTTATTGGTTTGGGAGGAATAGGCAAGACTGAATTAGTTAGAAAATATGCTGTAGAATATGCTGAACACTATAATAACAATGTTATATGGATAGAGTCTGCAACGGATGAAATTTTAACGTCGTTTAAAAACTTAGCAGTTGAAGAGTTGAAAATACCAATCAATGAAAAAATAGGTGAAAATATGCAAGAAAGACAAGTTAAATCTATTGTTAAAGATGTTTATACGCACTTTATCGACGTGAAAAGTCTTTTTATATTCAATAACGCTGAAGAGTACACAGTTATTGCAAAATTTTTACCAACCTCTTTACCTCCTAGTGCTAAAATACCTTACATTTTAATCACTTCTCGTAATCGGGACTGGGATATAGGTTATGAGGGACAAATACATGTAATGGAATTAAATGTTTTTACTCAAAAAGAAGCTacaatgtttattaaaaattccatAGAAATAAAAGATGGTTTAAAAAAGGAAGACATAAAAGAGTTAGCAAAAAGATTACAATACTTTCCATTAGCCTTGAGGCAAGCAATTACATATATCAATCAAGAGAAAAAGTCCAGTAAAAGAAGGAATAAAAGATTTGAGATAAGCGATTATTTGAAAGAACTTGatgaaaacacaaaattacTTAACAAGGGTTACCACAAAATTAAGGGCAGATATTCTGAAACAGTTTTAACAACTTGGGTAACTACCTTAAAAGAGATAGAAAAAGATCAAAATCATGGCATGGAAGCTATAgatattttaaatgtcatgGCTTATCTTGCTCCTGACAAGATTCCTGCAAGCGAAATGTTTGATTGTGATGGCGTTGAGCTATGCGATAAATATTCAATGATTGATTTGAAAGAAGGGGGAGTGGCAAGTATTCACAGATTAGTACAGGAAGTAATAAGACTAATgttgaaagagaaaaataaagaagaggaaGTTATAGAAAAGGCTCTAACATTAATaggaaataatgaaaatatatctAAAGAGAATACAAGTCATGTTACTTCTGTTTGGAACTATGCAAGTAGATATAAAAACTTAgttcataaattttatttcgattctaaCTCTATTCCTACTTGCGGCTATAATAACGCTACCCCTTTGCACTTGCTCGCTGAAAATGGCAATAATGTAGCAGTTGAGGCTATACTAAACGAGGCTATACtaatggaagaaaaatttccAGAGAAATTTAGTAAGATTATTGATGCTAAGGATAAGTATAACAGAACTCCTTTATATATGGCTGTTGAAAATGGTCACGCAAGTGTTGTTAAACTATTTGTAGATAAGAAAGCAAAAATTGATATTGTGTCTACTATTGTTTACGATTCTCTAACTACAAAAAAGGCTTCAGACTGGACGTTATTACACGTTGCTGCTTTCAACGGCTACTCAGATATCGTTAGAATTCTTGTCGATACGAACAGAGGGCTGATTGATATTGAGGATAGTATTGGTAGAACAGCAGCAGTTTTGGCTGCTTCCAGTGGCCAGATAGACACTCTTAAAATTCTACAGCCTGAGCGatataatgtatatttattGCATGCTAAGTTTCGTGCTGCTAGAAAAAGTGGCAACTTAGAAGATCTCAAGAATTTTCTAAACAACCTTGAGAAGGAACATCAACTACAGGATATAGTAAATGTGAAATTAGGAGAATGGACTCCTTTGCATTTGGCTGCATTTGCTAATTGGCTAGACATTATAAAAATTCTTATAACGAATAATGCCAAAGTTAAGGATGATGAACCTAGCTTCACACCCTTACACTGTGCCTCTTCCAATGGTCATTTAgatgtaataaaatatcttatatgGGAAAAGGGAGCACGTCCTAAAGATATTAACGAAGATGGTTGGACATCATTGCATGCCGCTGCTCAAAATGGCCATCTGGatgttgtaaaatattttatagatgAGTTTAAAGAAATTGATGTAGATATTATTGATAACGCACGTTCTACACCTTTGCATACAGCTGCTTTTCATGGGAAACTTAATGTCGTTGAATTTCTCTTAAGAAGAGGAGCGAATATCAAAGCGGTTAATATATTAGGAGCAACACCTTTATTTATTGCTGCTATAGGCAATAACCGTGATGTTTATGACTTCTTGCTAAACAAAGATGCAACAGTGCTTAACACTAGCGATGATCAAACACTTATTGGTAAGCTTAACATTTCAGTGTTACATGTTGCTGCTGTATATAATGATAAACAAATGATCGAAGATTTGATAAATAAAGGTGTAGACAAGGATATTGGCAATGATATCGGCCTAACTCCAGTATGCTTTGCTACATTTTTCGATAGTTTGGAAGCTACTGAGTATTTAATTGCTAGCGGGGCTGCTACCGATGtacgtataaatatttcttttataaaaaagGTCCTTGAAGAAACAGTAAAAGGTAGTACTTCGAAACCTGGTAGTATGCCTAAATTTGTTAGCACATTGCTTACTTTTGCTAATATCTTTGATAATGGCACAGAAATATCAGTAAATGACTTGAAGCGTACTGTTGAAAAATTATGTAGTTTATTTCCCGATTTTCGACAGCTAATAGATAGTTTAAAGATATATCTAGAACAAAGGAAAAATCCAGATTTAGATCTTCCCTTGCATGCAGTATTTTTTACACAAAAATTTGACATTAATTATAACGATGGTGATGAATAA
- the LOC117158575 gene encoding uncharacterized protein LOC117158575 isoform X2: MQKLPNEPHEHKAGQTNQQPQPQHSTQVDSDSISPDPDKKETYERLEIFIKTFVIRFIKTLNEYRNEISSKNNITAENAAGETATKVIEEISLWASIAVYPLVVAAKYLCNRIHRKKAKTVVEVFRHIKEKELENMLAEAGGNIFCNYQIQFNMITDKYLERAIEKLAIDATKRIINYVNQCKQDNPDTNVSVSVNLITEGVKLGDKEYKTSEVYENLVEMYDGTTGEYCSKEGNGSDSRKSKDTSGSTQISNEDCHKYILSLEEVIKKAKEVLNNMYKKDDFFSGRRLKDEIENINKKIDKMNDTPKSIQVRRPIYYNMTNPVKSFTGRGNELKWLHEKLQNEDRRALITQATAVIGLGGIGKTELVRKYAVEYAEHYNNNVIWIESATDEILTSFKNLAVEELKIPINEKIGENMQERQVKSIVKDVYTHFIDVKSLFIFNNAEEYTVIAKFLPTSLPPSAKIPYILITSRNRDWDIGYEGQIHVMELNVFTQKEATMFIKNSIEIKDGLKKEDIKELAKRLQYFPLALRQAITYINQEKKSSKRRNKRFEISDYLKELDENTKLLNKGYHKIKGRYSETVLTTWVTTLKEIEKDQNHGMEAIDILNVMAYLAPDKIPASEMFDCDGVELCDKYSMIDLKEGGVASIHRLVQEVIRLMLKEKNKEEEVIEKALTLIGNNENISKENTSHVTSVWNYASRYKNLVHKFYFDSNSIPTCGYNNATPLHLLAENGNNVAVEAILNEAILMEEKFPEKFSKIIDAKDKYNRTPLYMAVENGHASVVKLFVDKKAKIDIVSTIVYDSLTTKKASDWTLLHVAAFNGYSDIVRILVDTNRGLIDIEDSIGRTAAVLAASSGQIDTLKILQPERYNVYLLHAKFRAARKSGNLEDLKNFLNNLEKEHQLQDIVNVKLGEWTPLHLAAFANWLDIIKILITNNAKVKDDEPSFTPLHCASSNGHLDVIKYLIWEKGARPKDINEDGWTSLHAAAQNGHLDVVKYFIDEFKEIDVDIIDNARSTPLHTAAFHGKLNVVEFLLRRGANIKAVNILGATPLFIAAIGNNRDVYDFLLNKDATVLNTSDDQTLIGKLNISVLHVAAVYNDKQMIEDLINKGVDKDIGNDIGLTPVCFATFFDSLEATEYLIASGAATDVRINISFIKKVLEETVKGSTSKPGSMPKFVSTLLTFANIFDNGTEISVNDLKRTVEKLCSLFPDFRQLIDSLKIYLEQRKNPDLDLPLHAVFFTQKFDINYNDGDE; this comes from the exons ATGCAAAAACTGCCAAATGAGCCGCACGAGCATAAGGCTGGCCAAACAAACCAGCAGCCACAGCCACAACATTCTACACAAGTAGATAGCGATAGTATTTCTCCGGATCCTGACAAAAAGGAGACATATGAGCGcctagaaatatttataaagacATTTGTTATTAGATTTATAAAAACATTAAACGAATACAGAAATGAGATATCatcaaaaaataatataacagcAGAAAATGCAGCAGGGGAAACAGCAACAAAAGTGATAGAGGAGATCTCTCTGTGGGCATCAATTGCAGTATACCCACTCGTTGTTGCTGCAAAATATTTGTGTAATAGAATTCATAGAAAAAAAGCTAAGACAGTTGTTGAAGTGTTTAgacatataaaagaaaaagaattagaaaatatGTTGGCAGAAGCTGGTGGTAATATTTTTTGCAACTATCAAATTCAGTTTAATATGATCACTGATAAGTATTTGGAAAGAGCAATAGAAAAGTTAGCAATAGATGCCacgaaaagaataataaattatgTTAATCAATGTAAACAGGATAATCCAGATACGAATGTCTCTGTCTCTGTTAACTTAATAACCGAAGGTGTAAAGTTAG GTGATAAAGAATATAAAACTTCAGAAGTGTACGAGAATCTAGTAGAAATGTATGATGGTACCACTGGTGAATACTGTAGTAAAGAAGGCAATGGTAGTGATTCGAGAAAGTCAAAGGACACATCAGGATCGACACAGATATCAAATGAGGACTGTCACAAGTACATTTTATCATTAGAGGAGGTGATAAAAAAAGCAAAAGAAGTATTAAATAATATGTACAAAAAAGATGATTTTTTTTCAGGAAGAAGATTAAAagatgaaatagaaaatattaataaaaagattGATAAAATGAATGATACACCAAAAAGTATACAGGTAAGAAGACCAATTTATTACAATATGACAAATCCAGTAAAGTCGTTCACTGGAAGAGGTAATGAGTTAAAATGGTTAcacgaaaaattacaaaatgaagATAGAAGAGCACTAATAACACAAGCGACTGCTGTTATTGGTTTGGGAGGAATAGGCAAGACTGAATTAGTTAGAAAATATGCTGTAGAATATGCTGAACACTATAATAACAATGTTATATGGATAGAGTCTGCAACGGATGAAATTTTAACGTCGTTTAAAAACTTAGCAGTTGAAGAGTTGAAAATACCAATCAATGAAAAAATAGGTGAAAATATGCAAGAAAGACAAGTTAAATCTATTGTTAAAGATGTTTATACGCACTTTATCGACGTGAAAAGTCTTTTTATATTCAATAACGCTGAAGAGTACACAGTTATTGCAAAATTTTTACCAACCTCTTTACCTCCTAGTGCTAAAATACCTTACATTTTAATCACTTCTCGTAATCGGGACTGGGATATAGGTTATGAGGGACAAATACATGTAATGGAATTAAATGTTTTTACTCAAAAAGAAGCTacaatgtttattaaaaattccatAGAAATAAAAGATGGTTTAAAAAAGGAAGACATAAAAGAGTTAGCAAAAAGATTACAATACTTTCCATTAGCCTTGAGGCAAGCAATTACATATATCAATCAAGAGAAAAAGTCCAGTAAAAGAAGGAATAAAAGATTTGAGATAAGCGATTATTTGAAAGAACTTGatgaaaacacaaaattacTTAACAAGGGTTACCACAAAATTAAGGGCAGATATTCTGAAACAGTTTTAACAACTTGGGTAACTACCTTAAAAGAGATAGAAAAAGATCAAAATCATGGCATGGAAGCTATAgatattttaaatgtcatgGCTTATCTTGCTCCTGACAAGATTCCTGCAAGCGAAATGTTTGATTGTGATGGCGTTGAGCTATGCGATAAATATTCAATGATTGATTTGAAAGAAGGGGGAGTGGCAAGTATTCACAGATTAGTACAGGAAGTAATAAGACTAATgttgaaagagaaaaataaagaagaggaaGTTATAGAAAAGGCTCTAACATTAATaggaaataatgaaaatatatctAAAGAGAATACAAGTCATGTTACTTCTGTTTGGAACTATGCAAGTAGATATAAAAACTTAgttcataaattttatttcgattctaaCTCTATTCCTACTTGCGGCTATAATAACGCTACCCCTTTGCACTTGCTCGCTGAAAATGGCAATAATGTAGCAGTTGAGGCTATACTAAACGAGGCTATACtaatggaagaaaaatttccAGAGAAATTTAGTAAGATTATTGATGCTAAGGATAAGTATAACAGAACTCCTTTATATATGGCTGTTGAAAATGGTCACGCAAGTGTTGTTAAACTATTTGTAGATAAGAAAGCAAAAATTGATATTGTGTCTACTATTGTTTACGATTCTCTAACTACAAAAAAGGCTTCAGACTGGACGTTATTACACGTTGCTGCTTTCAACGGCTACTCAGATATCGTTAGAATTCTTGTCGATACGAACAGAGGGCTGATTGATATTGAGGATAGTATTGGTAGAACAGCAGCAGTTTTGGCTGCTTCCAGTGGCCAGATAGACACTCTTAAAATTCTACAGCCTGAGCGatataatgtatatttattGCATGCTAAGTTTCGTGCTGCTAGAAAAAGTGGCAACTTAGAAGATCTCAAGAATTTTCTAAACAACCTTGAGAAGGAACATCAACTACAGGATATAGTAAATGTGAAATTAGGAGAATGGACTCCTTTGCATTTGGCTGCATTTGCTAATTGGCTAGACATTATAAAAATTCTTATAACGAATAATGCCAAAGTTAAGGATGATGAACCTAGCTTCACACCCTTACACTGTGCCTCTTCCAATGGTCATTTAgatgtaataaaatatcttatatgGGAAAAGGGAGCACGTCCTAAAGATATTAACGAAGATGGTTGGACATCATTGCATGCCGCTGCTCAAAATGGCCATCTGGatgttgtaaaatattttatagatgAGTTTAAAGAAATTGATGTAGATATTATTGATAACGCACGTTCTACACCTTTGCATACAGCTGCTTTTCATGGGAAACTTAATGTCGTTGAATTTCTCTTAAGAAGAGGAGCGAATATCAAAGCGGTTAATATATTAGGAGCAACACCTTTATTTATTGCTGCTATAGGCAATAACCGTGATGTTTATGACTTCTTGCTAAACAAAGATGCAACAGTGCTTAACACTAGCGATGATCAAACACTTATTGGTAAGCTTAACATTTCAGTGTTACATGTTGCTGCTGTATATAATGATAAACAAATGATCGAAGATTTGATAAATAAAGGTGTAGACAAGGATATTGGCAATGATATCGGCCTAACTCCAGTATGCTTTGCTACATTTTTCGATAGTTTGGAAGCTACTGAGTATTTAATTGCTAGCGGGGCTGCTACCGATGtacgtataaatatttcttttataaaaaagGTCCTTGAAGAAACAGTAAAAGGTAGTACTTCGAAACCTGGTAGTATGCCTAAATTTGTTAGCACATTGCTTACTTTTGCTAATATCTTTGATAATGGCACAGAAATATCAGTAAATGACTTGAAGCGTACTGTTGAAAAATTATGTAGTTTATTTCCCGATTTTCGACAGCTAATAGATAGTTTAAAGATATATCTAGAACAAAGGAAAAATCCAGATTTAGATCTTCCCTTGCATGCAGTATTTTTTACACAAAAATTTGACATTAATTATAACGATGGTGATGAATAA